One part of the Drosophila teissieri strain GT53w chromosome 3R, Prin_Dtei_1.1, whole genome shotgun sequence genome encodes these proteins:
- the LOC122618756 gene encoding DNA-binding protein RFX2 isoform X1, with protein sequence MTTRLAPQRQFIISTRSAIVDATSPPEDSVEEQQQQQLTVEVESATTGLTGGSTTNSTTSPPPHAEQFEFCTEDGVVVSATLEDVMTQVKLLPLLQNCQLLQKKLVDEDDDSTGAGATGAEQLEVIRVVLPMDAEDSSSDAHLHGHVVNSSSDTMGTITTTEPNGTTVTHSIPIHSMADLEAIKDGVDLAQQVANGQVTVVQTAEDDDGTPFITVTVSGQEQNYQVQYVDSELYHSNSSQTQMTYPFCPVGDYQSNGQTAYYSTTGQYGATSSAGGSSNGAHSTTLPYLVPVEEGILLNGSAHSLSQSQSQSQSHGRDSPHSLTVSSRDWERDADRVNGTNRHWVQEVAYIQEAQSTPQTPTSTTTTHSASGGSLGTGGGGASPDSDQSALGSSNKIASATIKWLSRNYETADGVSLPRSTLYNHYMQHCSEHKLEPVNAASFGKLIRSVFSGLRTRRLGTRGNSKYHYYGIRIKPGSLLNSQAMDDKQMLAAGYGPSSDGSGGPGSGPLVSVTSSTAGQLAGSNGLGGGHGQRHSGGTKKHTFKPETYEACIQYIGDGTSALPSFPPIELNHSFNSELTLEDVDTFRALYREHCESFLDAVLNLEFNTVEFLLRDFWRASDNNNLDECEEEKYLSKTKLYLLCHCAEVQKFVREVDYQFYQNTVDVIIPDVLRSIPNALTQAIRNFAKNLEIWLCESMLGVPEQLAQIKTSAVSAFCQTLRRYTSLNHLAQAARAVLQNGAQISQMLSDLNRVDFHNVQEQAAWVSQCAPAVVQRLESDFKAALQQQSSLEQWASWLQLVVESAMEEYNGKPTYARAARQFLLKWSFYSSMIIRDLTLRSASSFGSFHLIRLLFDEYMFYLVEHKIAEAQDKTAIAVICERMKKDMDFEFECQFAYITSDAEHQTTPSSASSGGDVGNEAKRLKQE encoded by the exons ATGACCACACGCCTGGCACCGCAGCGCCAGTTCATCATCTCGACGCGCTCTGCCATCGTGGATGCCACCTCGCCACCAGAGGACTcagtggaggagcagcagcagcagcagctgaccGTCGAGGTGGAGAGCGCCACCACCGGACTCACGGGGGGCAGCACCACCAATAGCACCACATCGCCACCGCCGCATGCCGAGCAGTTCGAGTTCTGCACGGAGGATGGAGTCGTTGTCTCTGCCACACTGGAGGATGTCATGACACAG GTAAAGCTTCTCCCCCTCTTGCAGAACTGCCAGCTCTTGCAGAAGAAACTAgtcgacgaggacgacgattcgacgggagcaggagcaaccGGTGCCGAGCAGCTGGAGGTCATCCGCGTCGTACTGCCCATGGATGCCGAGGACTCGAGCAGCGATGCCCATCTGCATGGGCATGTGgtgaacagcagcagcgacaccATGGGCACCATTACCACCACGGAGCCGAATGGAACCACCGTGACCCACTCCATACCCATTCACAGCATGGCCGATCTGGAGGCGATCAAGGATGGCGTCGATCTCGCCCAGCAAGTGGCCAATGGCCAGGTGACCGTGGTCCAGACCGCCGAGGATGACGATGGAACGCCCTTCATCACTGTGACGG TTTCGGGCCAGGAGCAGAACTACCAAGTGCAATATGTGGACTCTGAGCTGTACCACAGCAACTCCAGCCAGACGCAAAT GACGTACCCATTCTGCCCGGTGGGGGACTACCAGAGCAACGGCCAGACGGCCTACTACTCGACCACGGGTCAGTACGGAGCCACCTCGTCGGCCGGAGGCTCCTCGAATGGGGCGCACTCCACGACGCTGCCGTACCTGGTGCCCGTGGAGGAGGGCATCCTCCTCAATGGCTCCGCACACTCGctgtcgcagtcgcagtcacagtcgcagtcgcatGGACGCGATTCGCCGCACAGCCTGACGGTGAGTAGCAGGGATTGGGAGCGGGATGCGGACCGGGTGAACGGAACTAATCGCCACTGGGTGCAGGAGGTCGCGTACATCCAGGAGGCGCAGAGCACGCCCCAGACGCCCACCTCGACGACCACAACCCACTCGGCTAGCGGCGGCAGCCTGGGAACGGGCGGCGGAGGCGCCTCCCCGGATTCCGACCAGAGTGCGctcggcagcagcaacaagattGCCTCGGCAACG ATCAAGTGGCTGTCGCGCAACTACGAAACGGCGGATGGGGTGAGCCTGCCCAGAAGCACGCTGTACAACCATTACATGCAGCACTGCAGCGAGCACAAGCTGGAGCCCGTGAATGCGGCCAGCTTCGGCAAGCTGATACGTTCCGTGTTCTCCGGACTGCGCACACGTCGCCTGGGCACGCGCGGCAACTCCAAGTACCACTACTATGGCATCCGCATCAAGCCCGGCTCGCTGCTGAACAGCCAGGCGATGGACGACAAGCAGATGCTGGCCGCCGGCTACGGACCATCCTCGGACGGATCCGGCGGACCCGGCAGCGGACCCTTGGTTAGCGTCACCAGCAGCACCGCCGGACAGCTGGCCGGCTCCAATGGATTGGGCGGTGGCCATGGCCAGCGGCACAGCGGCGGCACCAAGAAGCACACCTTCAAGCCGGAGACCTACGAGGCGTGCATTCAG TACATCGGCGATGGAACCAGTGCCCTGCCCTCGTTTCCGCCCATCGAGCTGAACCACAGTTTCAACAGCGAACTGACCCTGGAGGACGTGGACACCTTCCGTGCGCTGTACCGGGAGCACTGCGAGTCCTTCCTGGACGCCGTGCTCAATCTGGAGTTCAACACCGTGGAGTTCCTGCTGCGCGACTTCTGGCGggccagcgacaacaacaatctgGACGAGTGCGAGGAGGAGAAGTATCTGAGCAAGACGAAGCTGTATCTGTTGTGCCACTGCGCAGAAGTGCAGAAGTTCGTGCGAGAG GTGGACTATCAGTTCTACCAGAATACCGTCGATGTCATCATACCGGATGTGCTCCGCTCAATACCCAACGCCCTGACCCAGGCCATTAGGAACTTCGCCAAGAACCTGGAGATCTGGCTGTGCGAGAGCATGCTGGGCGTGCCGGAGCAGCTGGCCCAGATCAAGACCAGTGCCGTCTCGGCCTTCTGCCAAACGCTGCGGCGCTACACCTCGCTGAATCACCTGGCGCAGGCGGCTCGAGCAGTGCTCCAGAATGGCGCCCAGATCTCCCAGATGCTAAGCGATCTCAATCGCGTCGATTTTCACAATGTGCAG GAGCAAGCTGCCTGGGTGAGTCAGTGTGCGCCCGCCGTGGTCCAGCGCCTGGAGAGCGACTTCAAGGCCGccctgcagcagcagagctCCCTGGAGCAGTGGGCCAGCTGGCTGCAACTGGTGGTGGAGTCGGCCATGGAGGAGTACAACGGGAAGCCGACTTATGCCAGAGCCGCCCGCCAGTTTCTGCTGAAGTGGAGCTTTTACAGCTCCATGATCATACGGGACCTGACACTGAGATCCGCCTCCAGCTTCGGTAGCTTCCACCTGATTCGCCTGCTGTTCGATGAGTACATGTTCTACCTGGTGGAGCACAAAATCGCCGAGGCACAAGACAAAACCGCCATTGCGGTTATCTGTGAAAGGATG AAAAAGGACATGGACTTTGAGTTCGAATGCCAGTTCGCCTACATCACCAGCGACGCGGAGCACCAGACGACTCCGAGCTCGGCCAGCAGTGGTGGCGACGTGGGCAACGAGGCCAAGCGACTGAAGCAGGAATGA
- the LOC122618756 gene encoding DNA-binding protein RFX2 isoform X2 yields the protein MTTRLAPQRQFIISTRSAIVDATSPPEDSVEEQQQQQLTVEVESATTGLTGGSTTNSTTSPPPHAEQFEFCTEDGVVVSATLEDVMTQNCQLLQKKLVDEDDDSTGAGATGAEQLEVIRVVLPMDAEDSSSDAHLHGHVVNSSSDTMGTITTTEPNGTTVTHSIPIHSMADLEAIKDGVDLAQQVANGQVTVVQTAEDDDGTPFITVTVSGQEQNYQVQYVDSELYHSNSSQTQMTYPFCPVGDYQSNGQTAYYSTTGQYGATSSAGGSSNGAHSTTLPYLVPVEEGILLNGSAHSLSQSQSQSQSHGRDSPHSLTVSSRDWERDADRVNGTNRHWVQEVAYIQEAQSTPQTPTSTTTTHSASGGSLGTGGGGASPDSDQSALGSSNKIASATIKWLSRNYETADGVSLPRSTLYNHYMQHCSEHKLEPVNAASFGKLIRSVFSGLRTRRLGTRGNSKYHYYGIRIKPGSLLNSQAMDDKQMLAAGYGPSSDGSGGPGSGPLVSVTSSTAGQLAGSNGLGGGHGQRHSGGTKKHTFKPETYEACIQYIGDGTSALPSFPPIELNHSFNSELTLEDVDTFRALYREHCESFLDAVLNLEFNTVEFLLRDFWRASDNNNLDECEEEKYLSKTKLYLLCHCAEVQKFVREVDYQFYQNTVDVIIPDVLRSIPNALTQAIRNFAKNLEIWLCESMLGVPEQLAQIKTSAVSAFCQTLRRYTSLNHLAQAARAVLQNGAQISQMLSDLNRVDFHNVQEQAAWVSQCAPAVVQRLESDFKAALQQQSSLEQWASWLQLVVESAMEEYNGKPTYARAARQFLLKWSFYSSMIIRDLTLRSASSFGSFHLIRLLFDEYMFYLVEHKIAEAQDKTAIAVICERMKKDMDFEFECQFAYITSDAEHQTTPSSASSGGDVGNEAKRLKQE from the exons ATGACCACACGCCTGGCACCGCAGCGCCAGTTCATCATCTCGACGCGCTCTGCCATCGTGGATGCCACCTCGCCACCAGAGGACTcagtggaggagcagcagcagcagcagctgaccGTCGAGGTGGAGAGCGCCACCACCGGACTCACGGGGGGCAGCACCACCAATAGCACCACATCGCCACCGCCGCATGCCGAGCAGTTCGAGTTCTGCACGGAGGATGGAGTCGTTGTCTCTGCCACACTGGAGGATGTCATGACACAG AACTGCCAGCTCTTGCAGAAGAAACTAgtcgacgaggacgacgattcgacgggagcaggagcaaccGGTGCCGAGCAGCTGGAGGTCATCCGCGTCGTACTGCCCATGGATGCCGAGGACTCGAGCAGCGATGCCCATCTGCATGGGCATGTGgtgaacagcagcagcgacaccATGGGCACCATTACCACCACGGAGCCGAATGGAACCACCGTGACCCACTCCATACCCATTCACAGCATGGCCGATCTGGAGGCGATCAAGGATGGCGTCGATCTCGCCCAGCAAGTGGCCAATGGCCAGGTGACCGTGGTCCAGACCGCCGAGGATGACGATGGAACGCCCTTCATCACTGTGACGG TTTCGGGCCAGGAGCAGAACTACCAAGTGCAATATGTGGACTCTGAGCTGTACCACAGCAACTCCAGCCAGACGCAAAT GACGTACCCATTCTGCCCGGTGGGGGACTACCAGAGCAACGGCCAGACGGCCTACTACTCGACCACGGGTCAGTACGGAGCCACCTCGTCGGCCGGAGGCTCCTCGAATGGGGCGCACTCCACGACGCTGCCGTACCTGGTGCCCGTGGAGGAGGGCATCCTCCTCAATGGCTCCGCACACTCGctgtcgcagtcgcagtcacagtcgcagtcgcatGGACGCGATTCGCCGCACAGCCTGACGGTGAGTAGCAGGGATTGGGAGCGGGATGCGGACCGGGTGAACGGAACTAATCGCCACTGGGTGCAGGAGGTCGCGTACATCCAGGAGGCGCAGAGCACGCCCCAGACGCCCACCTCGACGACCACAACCCACTCGGCTAGCGGCGGCAGCCTGGGAACGGGCGGCGGAGGCGCCTCCCCGGATTCCGACCAGAGTGCGctcggcagcagcaacaagattGCCTCGGCAACG ATCAAGTGGCTGTCGCGCAACTACGAAACGGCGGATGGGGTGAGCCTGCCCAGAAGCACGCTGTACAACCATTACATGCAGCACTGCAGCGAGCACAAGCTGGAGCCCGTGAATGCGGCCAGCTTCGGCAAGCTGATACGTTCCGTGTTCTCCGGACTGCGCACACGTCGCCTGGGCACGCGCGGCAACTCCAAGTACCACTACTATGGCATCCGCATCAAGCCCGGCTCGCTGCTGAACAGCCAGGCGATGGACGACAAGCAGATGCTGGCCGCCGGCTACGGACCATCCTCGGACGGATCCGGCGGACCCGGCAGCGGACCCTTGGTTAGCGTCACCAGCAGCACCGCCGGACAGCTGGCCGGCTCCAATGGATTGGGCGGTGGCCATGGCCAGCGGCACAGCGGCGGCACCAAGAAGCACACCTTCAAGCCGGAGACCTACGAGGCGTGCATTCAG TACATCGGCGATGGAACCAGTGCCCTGCCCTCGTTTCCGCCCATCGAGCTGAACCACAGTTTCAACAGCGAACTGACCCTGGAGGACGTGGACACCTTCCGTGCGCTGTACCGGGAGCACTGCGAGTCCTTCCTGGACGCCGTGCTCAATCTGGAGTTCAACACCGTGGAGTTCCTGCTGCGCGACTTCTGGCGggccagcgacaacaacaatctgGACGAGTGCGAGGAGGAGAAGTATCTGAGCAAGACGAAGCTGTATCTGTTGTGCCACTGCGCAGAAGTGCAGAAGTTCGTGCGAGAG GTGGACTATCAGTTCTACCAGAATACCGTCGATGTCATCATACCGGATGTGCTCCGCTCAATACCCAACGCCCTGACCCAGGCCATTAGGAACTTCGCCAAGAACCTGGAGATCTGGCTGTGCGAGAGCATGCTGGGCGTGCCGGAGCAGCTGGCCCAGATCAAGACCAGTGCCGTCTCGGCCTTCTGCCAAACGCTGCGGCGCTACACCTCGCTGAATCACCTGGCGCAGGCGGCTCGAGCAGTGCTCCAGAATGGCGCCCAGATCTCCCAGATGCTAAGCGATCTCAATCGCGTCGATTTTCACAATGTGCAG GAGCAAGCTGCCTGGGTGAGTCAGTGTGCGCCCGCCGTGGTCCAGCGCCTGGAGAGCGACTTCAAGGCCGccctgcagcagcagagctCCCTGGAGCAGTGGGCCAGCTGGCTGCAACTGGTGGTGGAGTCGGCCATGGAGGAGTACAACGGGAAGCCGACTTATGCCAGAGCCGCCCGCCAGTTTCTGCTGAAGTGGAGCTTTTACAGCTCCATGATCATACGGGACCTGACACTGAGATCCGCCTCCAGCTTCGGTAGCTTCCACCTGATTCGCCTGCTGTTCGATGAGTACATGTTCTACCTGGTGGAGCACAAAATCGCCGAGGCACAAGACAAAACCGCCATTGCGGTTATCTGTGAAAGGATG AAAAAGGACATGGACTTTGAGTTCGAATGCCAGTTCGCCTACATCACCAGCGACGCGGAGCACCAGACGACTCCGAGCTCGGCCAGCAGTGGTGGCGACGTGGGCAACGAGGCCAAGCGACTGAAGCAGGAATGA
- the LOC122618756 gene encoding DNA-binding protein RFX2 isoform X4, whose product MTTRLAPQRQFIISTRSAIVDATSPPEDSVEEQQQQQLTVEVESATTGLTGGSTTNSTTSPPPHAEQFEFCTEDGVVVSATLEDVMTQNCQLLQKKLVDEDDDSTGAGATGAEQLEVIRVVLPMDAEDSSSDAHLHGHVVNSSSDTMGTITTTEPNGTTVTHSIPIHSMADLEAIKDGVDLAQQVANGQVTVVQTAEDDDGTPFITVTVSGQEQNYQVQYVDSELYHSNSSQTQMTYPFCPVGDYQSNGQTAYYSTTGQYGATSSAGGSSNGAHSTTLPYLVPVEEGILLNGSAHSLSQSQSQSQSHGRDSPHSLTEVAYIQEAQSTPQTPTSTTTTHSASGGSLGTGGGGASPDSDQSALGSSNKIASATIKWLSRNYETADGVSLPRSTLYNHYMQHCSEHKLEPVNAASFGKLIRSVFSGLRTRRLGTRGNSKYHYYGIRIKPGSLLNSQAMDDKQMLAAGYGPSSDGSGGPGSGPLVSVTSSTAGQLAGSNGLGGGHGQRHSGGTKKHTFKPETYEACIQYIGDGTSALPSFPPIELNHSFNSELTLEDVDTFRALYREHCESFLDAVLNLEFNTVEFLLRDFWRASDNNNLDECEEEKYLSKTKLYLLCHCAEVQKFVREVDYQFYQNTVDVIIPDVLRSIPNALTQAIRNFAKNLEIWLCESMLGVPEQLAQIKTSAVSAFCQTLRRYTSLNHLAQAARAVLQNGAQISQMLSDLNRVDFHNVQEQAAWVSQCAPAVVQRLESDFKAALQQQSSLEQWASWLQLVVESAMEEYNGKPTYARAARQFLLKWSFYSSMIIRDLTLRSASSFGSFHLIRLLFDEYMFYLVEHKIAEAQDKTAIAVICERMKKDMDFEFECQFAYITSDAEHQTTPSSASSGGDVGNEAKRLKQE is encoded by the exons ATGACCACACGCCTGGCACCGCAGCGCCAGTTCATCATCTCGACGCGCTCTGCCATCGTGGATGCCACCTCGCCACCAGAGGACTcagtggaggagcagcagcagcagcagctgaccGTCGAGGTGGAGAGCGCCACCACCGGACTCACGGGGGGCAGCACCACCAATAGCACCACATCGCCACCGCCGCATGCCGAGCAGTTCGAGTTCTGCACGGAGGATGGAGTCGTTGTCTCTGCCACACTGGAGGATGTCATGACACAG AACTGCCAGCTCTTGCAGAAGAAACTAgtcgacgaggacgacgattcgacgggagcaggagcaaccGGTGCCGAGCAGCTGGAGGTCATCCGCGTCGTACTGCCCATGGATGCCGAGGACTCGAGCAGCGATGCCCATCTGCATGGGCATGTGgtgaacagcagcagcgacaccATGGGCACCATTACCACCACGGAGCCGAATGGAACCACCGTGACCCACTCCATACCCATTCACAGCATGGCCGATCTGGAGGCGATCAAGGATGGCGTCGATCTCGCCCAGCAAGTGGCCAATGGCCAGGTGACCGTGGTCCAGACCGCCGAGGATGACGATGGAACGCCCTTCATCACTGTGACGG TTTCGGGCCAGGAGCAGAACTACCAAGTGCAATATGTGGACTCTGAGCTGTACCACAGCAACTCCAGCCAGACGCAAAT GACGTACCCATTCTGCCCGGTGGGGGACTACCAGAGCAACGGCCAGACGGCCTACTACTCGACCACGGGTCAGTACGGAGCCACCTCGTCGGCCGGAGGCTCCTCGAATGGGGCGCACTCCACGACGCTGCCGTACCTGGTGCCCGTGGAGGAGGGCATCCTCCTCAATGGCTCCGCACACTCGctgtcgcagtcgcagtcacagtcgcagtcgcatGGACGCGATTCGCCGCACAGCCTGACG GAGGTCGCGTACATCCAGGAGGCGCAGAGCACGCCCCAGACGCCCACCTCGACGACCACAACCCACTCGGCTAGCGGCGGCAGCCTGGGAACGGGCGGCGGAGGCGCCTCCCCGGATTCCGACCAGAGTGCGctcggcagcagcaacaagattGCCTCGGCAACG ATCAAGTGGCTGTCGCGCAACTACGAAACGGCGGATGGGGTGAGCCTGCCCAGAAGCACGCTGTACAACCATTACATGCAGCACTGCAGCGAGCACAAGCTGGAGCCCGTGAATGCGGCCAGCTTCGGCAAGCTGATACGTTCCGTGTTCTCCGGACTGCGCACACGTCGCCTGGGCACGCGCGGCAACTCCAAGTACCACTACTATGGCATCCGCATCAAGCCCGGCTCGCTGCTGAACAGCCAGGCGATGGACGACAAGCAGATGCTGGCCGCCGGCTACGGACCATCCTCGGACGGATCCGGCGGACCCGGCAGCGGACCCTTGGTTAGCGTCACCAGCAGCACCGCCGGACAGCTGGCCGGCTCCAATGGATTGGGCGGTGGCCATGGCCAGCGGCACAGCGGCGGCACCAAGAAGCACACCTTCAAGCCGGAGACCTACGAGGCGTGCATTCAG TACATCGGCGATGGAACCAGTGCCCTGCCCTCGTTTCCGCCCATCGAGCTGAACCACAGTTTCAACAGCGAACTGACCCTGGAGGACGTGGACACCTTCCGTGCGCTGTACCGGGAGCACTGCGAGTCCTTCCTGGACGCCGTGCTCAATCTGGAGTTCAACACCGTGGAGTTCCTGCTGCGCGACTTCTGGCGggccagcgacaacaacaatctgGACGAGTGCGAGGAGGAGAAGTATCTGAGCAAGACGAAGCTGTATCTGTTGTGCCACTGCGCAGAAGTGCAGAAGTTCGTGCGAGAG GTGGACTATCAGTTCTACCAGAATACCGTCGATGTCATCATACCGGATGTGCTCCGCTCAATACCCAACGCCCTGACCCAGGCCATTAGGAACTTCGCCAAGAACCTGGAGATCTGGCTGTGCGAGAGCATGCTGGGCGTGCCGGAGCAGCTGGCCCAGATCAAGACCAGTGCCGTCTCGGCCTTCTGCCAAACGCTGCGGCGCTACACCTCGCTGAATCACCTGGCGCAGGCGGCTCGAGCAGTGCTCCAGAATGGCGCCCAGATCTCCCAGATGCTAAGCGATCTCAATCGCGTCGATTTTCACAATGTGCAG GAGCAAGCTGCCTGGGTGAGTCAGTGTGCGCCCGCCGTGGTCCAGCGCCTGGAGAGCGACTTCAAGGCCGccctgcagcagcagagctCCCTGGAGCAGTGGGCCAGCTGGCTGCAACTGGTGGTGGAGTCGGCCATGGAGGAGTACAACGGGAAGCCGACTTATGCCAGAGCCGCCCGCCAGTTTCTGCTGAAGTGGAGCTTTTACAGCTCCATGATCATACGGGACCTGACACTGAGATCCGCCTCCAGCTTCGGTAGCTTCCACCTGATTCGCCTGCTGTTCGATGAGTACATGTTCTACCTGGTGGAGCACAAAATCGCCGAGGCACAAGACAAAACCGCCATTGCGGTTATCTGTGAAAGGATG AAAAAGGACATGGACTTTGAGTTCGAATGCCAGTTCGCCTACATCACCAGCGACGCGGAGCACCAGACGACTCCGAGCTCGGCCAGCAGTGGTGGCGACGTGGGCAACGAGGCCAAGCGACTGAAGCAGGAATGA
- the LOC122618756 gene encoding DNA-binding protein RFX2 isoform X3: protein MTTRLAPQRQFIISTRSAIVDATSPPEDSVEEQQQQQLTVEVESATTGLTGGSTTNSTTSPPPHAEQFEFCTEDGVVVSATLEDVMTQVKLLPLLQNCQLLQKKLVDEDDDSTGAGATGAEQLEVIRVVLPMDAEDSSSDAHLHGHVVNSSSDTMGTITTTEPNGTTVTHSIPIHSMADLEAIKDGVDLAQQVANGQVTVVQTAEDDDGTPFITVTVSGQEQNYQVQYVDSELYHSNSSQTQMTYPFCPVGDYQSNGQTAYYSTTGQYGATSSAGGSSNGAHSTTLPYLVPVEEGILLNGSAHSLSQSQSQSQSHGRDSPHSLTEVAYIQEAQSTPQTPTSTTTTHSASGGSLGTGGGGASPDSDQSALGSSNKIASATIKWLSRNYETADGVSLPRSTLYNHYMQHCSEHKLEPVNAASFGKLIRSVFSGLRTRRLGTRGNSKYHYYGIRIKPGSLLNSQAMDDKQMLAAGYGPSSDGSGGPGSGPLVSVTSSTAGQLAGSNGLGGGHGQRHSGGTKKHTFKPETYEACIQYIGDGTSALPSFPPIELNHSFNSELTLEDVDTFRALYREHCESFLDAVLNLEFNTVEFLLRDFWRASDNNNLDECEEEKYLSKTKLYLLCHCAEVQKFVREVDYQFYQNTVDVIIPDVLRSIPNALTQAIRNFAKNLEIWLCESMLGVPEQLAQIKTSAVSAFCQTLRRYTSLNHLAQAARAVLQNGAQISQMLSDLNRVDFHNVQEQAAWVSQCAPAVVQRLESDFKAALQQQSSLEQWASWLQLVVESAMEEYNGKPTYARAARQFLLKWSFYSSMIIRDLTLRSASSFGSFHLIRLLFDEYMFYLVEHKIAEAQDKTAIAVICERMKKDMDFEFECQFAYITSDAEHQTTPSSASSGGDVGNEAKRLKQE from the exons ATGACCACACGCCTGGCACCGCAGCGCCAGTTCATCATCTCGACGCGCTCTGCCATCGTGGATGCCACCTCGCCACCAGAGGACTcagtggaggagcagcagcagcagcagctgaccGTCGAGGTGGAGAGCGCCACCACCGGACTCACGGGGGGCAGCACCACCAATAGCACCACATCGCCACCGCCGCATGCCGAGCAGTTCGAGTTCTGCACGGAGGATGGAGTCGTTGTCTCTGCCACACTGGAGGATGTCATGACACAG GTAAAGCTTCTCCCCCTCTTGCAGAACTGCCAGCTCTTGCAGAAGAAACTAgtcgacgaggacgacgattcgacgggagcaggagcaaccGGTGCCGAGCAGCTGGAGGTCATCCGCGTCGTACTGCCCATGGATGCCGAGGACTCGAGCAGCGATGCCCATCTGCATGGGCATGTGgtgaacagcagcagcgacaccATGGGCACCATTACCACCACGGAGCCGAATGGAACCACCGTGACCCACTCCATACCCATTCACAGCATGGCCGATCTGGAGGCGATCAAGGATGGCGTCGATCTCGCCCAGCAAGTGGCCAATGGCCAGGTGACCGTGGTCCAGACCGCCGAGGATGACGATGGAACGCCCTTCATCACTGTGACGG TTTCGGGCCAGGAGCAGAACTACCAAGTGCAATATGTGGACTCTGAGCTGTACCACAGCAACTCCAGCCAGACGCAAAT GACGTACCCATTCTGCCCGGTGGGGGACTACCAGAGCAACGGCCAGACGGCCTACTACTCGACCACGGGTCAGTACGGAGCCACCTCGTCGGCCGGAGGCTCCTCGAATGGGGCGCACTCCACGACGCTGCCGTACCTGGTGCCCGTGGAGGAGGGCATCCTCCTCAATGGCTCCGCACACTCGctgtcgcagtcgcagtcacagtcgcagtcgcatGGACGCGATTCGCCGCACAGCCTGACG GAGGTCGCGTACATCCAGGAGGCGCAGAGCACGCCCCAGACGCCCACCTCGACGACCACAACCCACTCGGCTAGCGGCGGCAGCCTGGGAACGGGCGGCGGAGGCGCCTCCCCGGATTCCGACCAGAGTGCGctcggcagcagcaacaagattGCCTCGGCAACG ATCAAGTGGCTGTCGCGCAACTACGAAACGGCGGATGGGGTGAGCCTGCCCAGAAGCACGCTGTACAACCATTACATGCAGCACTGCAGCGAGCACAAGCTGGAGCCCGTGAATGCGGCCAGCTTCGGCAAGCTGATACGTTCCGTGTTCTCCGGACTGCGCACACGTCGCCTGGGCACGCGCGGCAACTCCAAGTACCACTACTATGGCATCCGCATCAAGCCCGGCTCGCTGCTGAACAGCCAGGCGATGGACGACAAGCAGATGCTGGCCGCCGGCTACGGACCATCCTCGGACGGATCCGGCGGACCCGGCAGCGGACCCTTGGTTAGCGTCACCAGCAGCACCGCCGGACAGCTGGCCGGCTCCAATGGATTGGGCGGTGGCCATGGCCAGCGGCACAGCGGCGGCACCAAGAAGCACACCTTCAAGCCGGAGACCTACGAGGCGTGCATTCAG TACATCGGCGATGGAACCAGTGCCCTGCCCTCGTTTCCGCCCATCGAGCTGAACCACAGTTTCAACAGCGAACTGACCCTGGAGGACGTGGACACCTTCCGTGCGCTGTACCGGGAGCACTGCGAGTCCTTCCTGGACGCCGTGCTCAATCTGGAGTTCAACACCGTGGAGTTCCTGCTGCGCGACTTCTGGCGggccagcgacaacaacaatctgGACGAGTGCGAGGAGGAGAAGTATCTGAGCAAGACGAAGCTGTATCTGTTGTGCCACTGCGCAGAAGTGCAGAAGTTCGTGCGAGAG GTGGACTATCAGTTCTACCAGAATACCGTCGATGTCATCATACCGGATGTGCTCCGCTCAATACCCAACGCCCTGACCCAGGCCATTAGGAACTTCGCCAAGAACCTGGAGATCTGGCTGTGCGAGAGCATGCTGGGCGTGCCGGAGCAGCTGGCCCAGATCAAGACCAGTGCCGTCTCGGCCTTCTGCCAAACGCTGCGGCGCTACACCTCGCTGAATCACCTGGCGCAGGCGGCTCGAGCAGTGCTCCAGAATGGCGCCCAGATCTCCCAGATGCTAAGCGATCTCAATCGCGTCGATTTTCACAATGTGCAG GAGCAAGCTGCCTGGGTGAGTCAGTGTGCGCCCGCCGTGGTCCAGCGCCTGGAGAGCGACTTCAAGGCCGccctgcagcagcagagctCCCTGGAGCAGTGGGCCAGCTGGCTGCAACTGGTGGTGGAGTCGGCCATGGAGGAGTACAACGGGAAGCCGACTTATGCCAGAGCCGCCCGCCAGTTTCTGCTGAAGTGGAGCTTTTACAGCTCCATGATCATACGGGACCTGACACTGAGATCCGCCTCCAGCTTCGGTAGCTTCCACCTGATTCGCCTGCTGTTCGATGAGTACATGTTCTACCTGGTGGAGCACAAAATCGCCGAGGCACAAGACAAAACCGCCATTGCGGTTATCTGTGAAAGGATG AAAAAGGACATGGACTTTGAGTTCGAATGCCAGTTCGCCTACATCACCAGCGACGCGGAGCACCAGACGACTCCGAGCTCGGCCAGCAGTGGTGGCGACGTGGGCAACGAGGCCAAGCGACTGAAGCAGGAATGA